CATCGCCACCAGCTTCCCCGATTTCATCCCGCTGATGTGCAAGGCGGGCGCGGATTTCGCATGATCATCGCGATCGACGGCCCGGCGGCCTCGGGCAAGGGCACCCTGGCCAAGCGTCTCGCGGCGCATTACGGCCTCAGGCACCTGGATACGGGCGTGATCTACCGGGCGGTCGCGCATGCGCTACTGACCGCCGGCATCGACCTCAAGGACGAGGCGCGGGCAGCGGACGTCGCCATGAGCCTGGATCCCTCGAGCTTCGACAATCCGGCGCTGAGGTCGCACCAGGTCGGGTCCGCGGCCTCGGTGGTATCGGCGTTGCCGAAAGTGCGCGAAGCGCTGGTGGCGTTCCAGCGTCAGTTCGCAAGCCGGCCCCCCGGTGCCGTGCTCGACGGCCGCGACATCGGAACCGTGATCTGCCCGGACGCCGAGGTGAAGATCTACGTCGTCGCCGATCCC
This region of Bradyrhizobium sp. SZCCHNS1050 genomic DNA includes:
- the cmk gene encoding (d)CMP kinase, producing the protein MIIAIDGPAASGKGTLAKRLAAHYGLRHLDTGVIYRAVAHALLTAGIDLKDEARAADVAMSLDPSSFDNPALRSHQVGSAASVVSALPKVREALVAFQRQFASRPPGAVLDGRDIGTVICPDAEVKIYVVADPRIRAHRRTLEALSRGEPADEAAILADILARDERDQNRAVAPLKQAPDAYLLDNSHLDIEGGVRAAIDIVEAVRAGRQRV